One stretch of Balneola sp. MJW-20 DNA includes these proteins:
- a CDS encoding FtsW/RodA/SpoVE family cell cycle protein, with amino-acid sequence MIYTSPHSNISNIIGTSPEDIDNRTQGSDRILLMAVIILMIFGSLAVYSSIAFFAESNSTTASQMIVGHLIKLGIAFFGMLFTSKLNYHVLAKFSRLFMIISWLLLVGVMIFGTEQFGAKRWLNVGGVNFQPSMIATVALLLHVAVLLSEKQEYVKDLKKSFMPILFWVVITCGLIGIEDFSSAGILMAICFVMMFVGRISILQLGTLVSIGILGGFLLINQSANRLDRIEQYVEQIKHIETEKTLNGSGYQAQQAHIAIARGELLGVGIGKSSQRDFLPAPYNDFIFAIIAEEYGLFGAMSLIFLFTLILIRGVVFIARNAEDQLGMLLAVGCTLTLVMYGFVNAGVASGLLPVTGLPMPFVSYGGTSMLFAGFMAGILLNISKHHRDRRTIFYG; translated from the coding sequence ATGATATACACCAGTCCACATAGCAATATTTCTAATATCATAGGCACCTCGCCTGAAGATATTGATAACCGTACGCAGGGCAGCGACCGCATCCTGTTGATGGCGGTGATCATTCTGATGATATTCGGATCGCTGGCAGTGTATTCCTCTATTGCTTTCTTTGCTGAAAGCAACTCCACTACCGCTAGTCAGATGATCGTGGGTCACCTGATCAAGCTGGGGATCGCATTTTTTGGAATGCTGTTCACTTCTAAGCTTAATTATCATGTACTGGCCAAGTTCAGCAGATTATTTATGATCATAAGCTGGCTGCTGCTTGTCGGGGTAATGATCTTCGGAACTGAACAATTCGGGGCAAAACGCTGGCTGAATGTGGGCGGGGTTAACTTCCAGCCCTCCATGATCGCCACGGTGGCATTACTACTTCATGTTGCTGTACTGCTGAGTGAAAAGCAGGAATACGTCAAAGATCTCAAAAAATCTTTCATGCCGATCTTATTCTGGGTGGTCATAACCTGCGGGCTGATCGGAATTGAAGATTTCAGCAGCGCCGGTATCCTGATGGCCATCTGTTTTGTAATGATGTTCGTGGGACGTATAAGTATTCTGCAACTTGGAACTCTGGTCTCTATCGGAATTCTTGGTGGATTCCTGCTGATCAATCAGTCTGCCAACAGATTAGATCGTATTGAACAGTATGTTGAACAGATCAAACATATTGAAACTGAGAAGACCCTAAACGGCAGCGGTTATCAGGCACAGCAGGCTCATATCGCTATTGCAAGGGGTGAACTGCTTGGAGTTGGAATAGGTAAAAGCTCACAGAGAGATTTTCTCCCGGCTCCGTATAATGACTTTATTTTTGCCATCATTGCTGAGGAATACGGACTCTTTGGTGCAATGTCACTCATATTCCTGTTCACACTTATACTGATACGCGGTGTGGTATTCATTGCCAGAAATGCAGAAGACCAGCTTGGAATGCTGCTTGCTGTAGGCTGTACGCTTACCCTGGTGATGTACGGATTTGTAAATGCAGGGGTGGCTTCCGGACTGCTGCCTGTAACTGGGCTTCCAATGCCTTTTGTAAGCTATGGCGGAACCAGCATGCTGTTTGCCGGATTTATGGCTGGCATACTACTGAATATTTCAAAACATCACCGGGACAGGAGGACCATATTCTATGGATAA
- the murD gene encoding UDP-N-acetylmuramoyl-L-alanine--D-glutamate ligase yields MAGTKDRSPVLDHIRTAWNHQFTNPKDPMTDIRNKHIVVIGAARSGIGASLLLKEKGADVYVTEAGTVTESRKKVLKEHSIAFEDGGHSEKALNADFAVVSPGVPTKAAPVQHYLNAGKKVYSEIEVASWFTEGEIIAITGSNGKTTVTRWLDHLWTTAGVDHTMAGNIGYAFSEKVLTGKPPYILEVSSFQLDHIESFKPKISMILNITPDHLDRYDYKLENYAASKFRISENQNDQDTFIYHYDDELIRSHAEKLSQKDTAPKILSFSSTTEVEEGIFVRDNNIIFKINNTEERLMAVEEVGLPGQHNLNNGLATALAARAAEIKNEAIRESLRSFTGVEHRLEEVRTVDGVKYINDSKATNVNAVWFALDSFNIPVVLILGGRDKGNDYTELIPQIRSKVHTLIAIGESRDRIEEQLGKVAPNFVRVETMGGAVRSAQRVARRGEVVLLSPACASFDMFDSYEHRGIIFKEEVNKL; encoded by the coding sequence ATGGCCGGAACAAAAGATCGTAGTCCGGTTCTGGATCATATCCGTACTGCTTGGAATCATCAGTTTACTAACCCTAAAGATCCGATGACCGATATCAGGAATAAACATATCGTCGTGATCGGAGCTGCAAGGAGCGGCATTGGGGCCTCTCTCCTGCTAAAGGAGAAAGGAGCTGATGTGTATGTAACTGAAGCAGGTACTGTTACAGAATCCCGGAAAAAGGTCTTGAAAGAGCATAGTATCGCTTTTGAAGATGGCGGTCATAGTGAAAAAGCGTTGAATGCTGACTTCGCTGTGGTGAGCCCGGGTGTTCCAACTAAAGCAGCACCCGTACAGCACTATCTGAATGCAGGAAAGAAAGTCTATTCTGAAATTGAAGTAGCTTCCTGGTTTACCGAAGGAGAGATCATCGCGATCACTGGTTCAAACGGAAAAACTACGGTTACAAGATGGCTGGATCACCTGTGGACGACTGCCGGGGTTGATCATACCATGGCAGGCAATATAGGTTATGCTTTTTCTGAAAAGGTACTCACGGGCAAACCACCTTATATCCTGGAAGTGAGCAGTTTTCAGCTGGATCATATTGAAAGCTTTAAACCAAAGATCAGCATGATCCTGAATATCACCCCGGACCATCTGGACCGGTATGATTATAAACTGGAAAATTATGCGGCTTCCAAATTCCGCATATCGGAGAATCAGAATGATCAGGATACCTTCATCTACCATTACGACGATGAATTGATCCGGTCGCATGCGGAAAAATTAAGTCAGAAAGACACCGCTCCAAAGATCCTGTCCTTTTCTTCTACTACGGAAGTAGAGGAAGGAATTTTTGTAAGAGACAATAATATCATCTTTAAGATCAATAATACTGAGGAACGACTCATGGCAGTTGAGGAAGTTGGATTACCCGGCCAGCACAATCTGAATAACGGTCTTGCCACCGCGCTAGCAGCAAGAGCTGCAGAGATCAAAAATGAGGCCATCCGAGAAAGTCTCCGCTCATTTACGGGAGTTGAACACCGTCTCGAGGAAGTCAGAACGGTTGACGGAGTGAAATATATCAATGACAGTAAGGCAACCAATGTAAATGCCGTTTGGTTTGCCCTCGACAGCTTCAATATACCGGTGGTACTGATTCTTGGAGGCCGGGATAAAGGTAATGATTATACAGAGCTTATCCCTCAGATCAGGAGTAAGGTGCATACGCTGATCGCTATCGGTGAATCAAGAGATCGTATCGAAGAACAGCTGGGAAAAGTGGCTCCGAATTTTGTACGGGTTGAGACCATGGGTGGAGCAGTTCGTTCGGCCCAGAGAGTAGCACGTCGCGGAGAAGTGGTTCTGTTGAGTCCTGCCTGTGCCTCCTTCGATATGTTCGACAGCTATGAACACCGCGGAATCATTTTCAAAGAAGAAGTAAACAAACTGTAA
- the murG gene encoding undecaprenyldiphospho-muramoylpentapeptide beta-N-acetylglucosaminyltransferase, translated as MDNPRILIAAGGTGGHVYPAISIADAIRSEHQNAEILFVGTKNHMEWTAVPKAGYEIVNVWISGFHRRLTLKNLLFPFKLITSLIQSANILRKFRPQVTVSCGGYVAGPVGWVAAKSGIPIVIQEQNSYPGVTNRMLAKDAEKIFTAFEGASKYFPKEKIQLSGNPVRSVLRSADKKEALKSLNFISDKPVLLILGGSGGARSINQAMLENITSLHDELGLQILWQCGPRYYEGLSAEMDLNKLENLKLTPYIDKMPEAYAAADLVISRAGASSCSELMMTGKPSVLVPSPNVAGDHQTENAKSMVEAGASELLPDEKMKDVLVDLVKELIHDQEKLKKMNQAALKLAKPDAAKEIAREILNIAKTRLN; from the coding sequence ATGGATAATCCAAGAATACTGATCGCTGCCGGTGGAACAGGCGGACATGTATATCCAGCAATATCTATTGCAGATGCCATCCGTTCTGAGCATCAGAATGCTGAAATACTCTTTGTTGGGACTAAAAATCATATGGAATGGACTGCTGTTCCTAAAGCCGGTTATGAGATCGTTAATGTCTGGATCAGCGGGTTTCATCGAAGATTAACGCTCAAGAACCTTTTATTCCCTTTTAAACTGATCACCAGCCTGATTCAGAGTGCGAACATCCTTCGGAAATTCAGACCACAGGTTACCGTATCATGCGGCGGCTATGTTGCAGGTCCGGTCGGATGGGTTGCAGCTAAATCAGGAATACCGATCGTAATTCAGGAACAGAACAGCTATCCCGGTGTTACCAACCGGATGCTAGCCAAAGATGCTGAAAAGATCTTTACAGCTTTTGAAGGTGCTTCCAAATACTTCCCTAAAGAAAAAATACAATTGAGTGGAAACCCGGTACGGTCCGTACTTCGGTCAGCTGATAAAAAAGAAGCACTTAAATCGTTGAATTTTATATCCGATAAGCCCGTATTGCTGATACTTGGAGGCAGTGGCGGAGCAAGGTCCATTAATCAGGCTATGCTTGAAAATATTACCAGCCTGCATGATGAACTCGGGTTGCAGATCCTCTGGCAATGCGGCCCAAGATATTATGAAGGGCTATCTGCTGAAATGGATCTGAATAAACTCGAAAACCTGAAGCTTACTCCATACATCGATAAGATGCCTGAAGCTTATGCAGCAGCCGATCTGGTGATCAGCCGTGCAGGAGCAAGTTCCTGTTCCGAATTGATGATGACGGGCAAACCCAGTGTACTGGTCCCTTCCCCTAATGTGGCAGGAGACCACCAGACAGAGAATGCAAAATCGATGGTGGAAGCGGGAGCATCGGAACTGCTTCCTGATGAAAAGATGAAGGATGTGCTGGTCGACCTGGTAAAAGAACTCATTCATGATCAGGAGAAATTAAAGAAAATGAATCAGGCTGCCCTGAAACTGGCAAAGCCGGATGCAGCCAAAGAGATCGCCCGAGAAATTTTAAACATCGCTAAGACCCGGTTGAATTAG
- the murC gene encoding UDP-N-acetylmuramate--L-alanine ligase, with translation MSNKIQSQPIFGRTRHIHMVGIGGIGMSGMAEILLQRGYEVSGSDGVKSETTDRLEELGAKIYIGHEAGQIEGADVVVYTSAIKAEENIETRAAIEARIPTIKRAEMLAELMKMKFGIGVAGTHGKTTTTTMIGHVTQDGNYDPTIIVGGKVHSFDKTNAVVGKGDLIVVEADEFDRTFLRLTPSIAVITNIEAEHLDIYDDLEDVKNAFIDYANKVPFYGAVVVCLDDPNVRSIIPELKRRIISYGMTPQARVRAVDIHLNAFSSTFTVMHNGEKAGVITINTPGEHNISNALAAVATGIELGIDFKLIKKGLERYQGVFRRFQLKYENGVMVIDDYAHHPTEVKATLQAAHKGWPDRRVVAVFQPHLYSRTQELYKEFGLSFFDAEMLIVTDVYPSREKPIEGVSGKLITDTAEQYGHKNVRYIKDKEDVTDTLKEICKEDDIVITMGAGDIYRFGEEFVEDLKSGNYKPQEA, from the coding sequence ATGAGTAATAAGATACAATCACAACCTATTTTCGGACGGACCCGCCATATTCATATGGTCGGTATCGGAGGGATCGGTATGAGCGGCATGGCCGAGATACTGCTTCAGCGAGGATACGAAGTGAGCGGCTCGGACGGAGTTAAGAGCGAAACGACCGATCGGCTGGAGGAACTCGGAGCTAAGATCTATATCGGTCATGAAGCCGGACAGATCGAAGGTGCTGATGTGGTGGTATACACCAGCGCGATCAAGGCGGAAGAAAATATTGAAACCCGGGCTGCTATTGAAGCACGCATTCCAACGATCAAAAGAGCTGAAATGCTGGCCGAACTCATGAAAATGAAGTTTGGGATCGGAGTAGCCGGCACACATGGTAAGACCACTACCACCACCATGATCGGTCATGTCACTCAGGACGGAAATTATGATCCGACCATCATCGTAGGCGGGAAAGTACACAGTTTTGATAAGACCAATGCCGTAGTGGGTAAAGGTGACCTTATTGTAGTGGAAGCCGACGAATTTGACCGGACCTTCCTCCGGCTTACTCCTTCGATCGCCGTTATTACCAATATTGAGGCAGAACACCTGGATATCTACGATGATCTTGAGGATGTAAAGAATGCTTTTATAGACTATGCTAATAAGGTGCCCTTCTATGGTGCTGTTGTGGTGTGTCTGGATGACCCAAATGTCAGGTCCATCATTCCGGAACTGAAGAGAAGGATCATATCCTATGGAATGACGCCTCAGGCACGGGTTCGTGCTGTTGACATCCACCTGAATGCATTCAGTTCCACTTTCACGGTGATGCATAACGGTGAAAAAGCGGGAGTTATCACGATCAACACACCGGGCGAACATAATATCTCCAATGCACTTGCAGCAGTAGCAACCGGTATTGAACTAGGCATTGATTTTAAGCTGATCAAAAAAGGGCTGGAACGCTATCAAGGGGTTTTCCGCCGCTTCCAGCTCAAATATGAAAATGGCGTTATGGTGATCGATGATTATGCTCACCATCCAACAGAGGTAAAAGCCACTTTGCAGGCAGCACATAAAGGATGGCCGGATCGTAGAGTAGTAGCGGTATTTCAGCCGCACCTGTACTCACGAACTCAGGAATTATATAAAGAATTCGGGCTCTCTTTCTTTGATGCCGAGATGCTGATCGTAACTGATGTTTACCCGTCACGCGAAAAACCGATAGAAGGGGTCAGCGGAAAACTGATCACAGATACGGCAGAGCAATACGGACATAAGAATGTACGATACATAAAAGACAAAGAAGACGTCACCGATACCCTGAAAGAGATCTGCAAAGAAGACGATATCGTGATCACCATGGGTGCTGGTGATATTTACCGTTTCGGTGAGGAATTTGTAGAAGATCTTAAAAGCGGAAATTATAAACCTCAGGAAGCCTGA
- a CDS encoding PhzF family phenazine biosynthesis protein yields the protein MKLPIYQVDAFTDHRFGGNPAAVCPLEKWPSDKEMQNIAAENNLSETAFFKQTGDSFHLRWFTPSTEVELCGHATLATAHVLFNEMGYSKEEIAFDTLSGRLTVKRSGYGLTMNFPVSVVEKVHAPAILFEALGLPPMEENVYKSDDYLIELGSEQEVVDLNPDFRLLKEVDARGVIVTAPGDEVDFVSRFFAPQSGVDEDPVTGSAHTKSAPYWAKKLDKNELKARQVSHRAGELHCVVKGDRVEISGKVITFMRGEIEIA from the coding sequence ATGAAATTACCAATCTATCAGGTAGACGCATTTACCGATCATAGGTTCGGAGGCAATCCCGCAGCAGTATGTCCTCTGGAAAAGTGGCCCTCTGATAAGGAGATGCAGAATATAGCTGCCGAAAACAATTTATCTGAAACTGCCTTCTTTAAGCAGACCGGAGATAGCTTCCATTTAAGATGGTTCACTCCGTCAACCGAGGTAGAGTTATGTGGTCATGCCACACTGGCAACCGCTCATGTCCTGTTCAATGAAATGGGTTATTCAAAAGAAGAGATCGCTTTTGATACACTGAGCGGAAGGCTGACCGTAAAAAGGTCGGGTTACGGGCTAACTATGAATTTTCCGGTTTCCGTTGTAGAGAAAGTACATGCACCGGCTATTTTGTTCGAAGCACTCGGACTGCCGCCGATGGAAGAAAATGTATATAAATCAGATGATTACCTGATCGAACTTGGATCTGAACAAGAAGTAGTAGACCTGAATCCCGATTTCAGGCTTCTGAAGGAAGTGGACGCCCGCGGAGTGATCGTTACTGCACCCGGCGATGAGGTAGATTTTGTATCCCGGTTCTTTGCACCTCAGTCCGGTGTGGATGAAGATCCTGTTACCGGTTCAGCTCATACAAAATCGGCACCATACTGGGCTAAGAAACTGGATAAGAATGAACTCAAAGCCAGGCAAGTTTCCCATCGAGCTGGTGAACTTCATTGTGTTGTGAAGGGAGACAGGGTAGAGATCAGCGGGAAAGTGATCACCTTTATGAGAGGAGAGATAGAGATTGCTTGA
- the ftsA gene encoding cell division protein FtsA: MAEHENIMVGLDIGTTKICAIVASIDEQERINILGIGKAPSDGLNRGVVVNIDKTVNAIKEAIAQAELASGIQVNSVNVGIAGDHIRSMRSKGVITINNRDNEITTKDVERLLEDCQRIMLPTDQQILHVIPQEFVVDGQDGISDPVGMSGMRMEAEVHIITGLVSAAKNIYRCVERAGYQVADIILEPLASSYAVLDQEEKEAGVVLVDIGGGTTDVAIFQENTIRHTAVIAIAGQKVTDDIRLGLSVLDDQAETLKRKHGESYADMIENDEVITVPGIAGRPPKEITKSILAKIIQARMEEILEIVGIEIKRSGYSDALSAGVVITGGGSLIKNVCPLANEILGLDAKIGVPLGITGGLKEEVHSPIYATGVGLVMHALRTGTANNQATMMPSSAKGTNVEQVMQKITDRMKSWFKEL, translated from the coding sequence ATGGCAGAACATGAAAATATAATGGTGGGTCTGGATATAGGAACCACAAAGATTTGTGCAATCGTAGCTTCTATAGACGAGCAAGAACGCATCAACATTTTAGGTATCGGAAAAGCTCCGAGCGACGGGCTCAATCGCGGTGTTGTCGTAAATATCGATAAGACCGTCAATGCCATTAAAGAAGCTATTGCCCAGGCAGAACTGGCCTCCGGTATTCAGGTCAACTCCGTTAATGTAGGTATTGCCGGTGACCATATCCGCAGTATGCGGTCTAAAGGTGTGATTACGATCAACAATCGTGATAATGAGATCACTACCAAAGATGTGGAACGTCTTCTGGAAGATTGTCAGCGCATCATGCTCCCTACCGATCAGCAGATCCTGCATGTGATCCCGCAGGAGTTTGTGGTAGACGGTCAGGATGGCATCAGTGATCCGGTAGGAATGAGCGGTATGCGTATGGAAGCCGAAGTACATATCATCACCGGACTGGTTTCTGCTGCCAAGAATATTTACCGCTGTGTGGAAAGAGCCGGTTATCAGGTAGCTGACATTATTCTCGAACCCCTGGCTTCCTCTTATGCGGTTCTTGATCAGGAAGAGAAAGAAGCCGGTGTGGTATTGGTGGATATCGGCGGAGGAACTACGGATGTAGCTATCTTCCAGGAAAATACTATTCGCCACACTGCAGTCATAGCAATAGCCGGTCAGAAAGTAACCGATGACATCCGATTGGGACTAAGTGTACTCGACGATCAGGCTGAAACCCTGAAGCGCAAGCACGGAGAGTCCTATGCCGATATGATCGAGAATGATGAAGTGATCACTGTTCCCGGAATTGCAGGCCGTCCACCCAAAGAAATTACCAAAAGTATTCTGGCTAAGATCATTCAGGCCAGGATGGAAGAGATCCTAGAGATCGTCGGGATCGAAATTAAAAGAAGCGGCTATTCCGATGCTTTAAGCGCAGGAGTGGTCATAACCGGGGGCGGATCTCTGATCAAAAATGTCTGCCCGCTGGCTAACGAAATTTTAGGACTGGATGCCAAGATCGGAGTTCCCCTGGGAATCACAGGCGGACTCAAGGAAGAGGTTCACAGTCCTATTTATGCTACCGGTGTCGGTTTAGTGATGCATGCTTTACGCACCGGAACTGCTAACAATCAGGCAACCATGATGCCTTCTTCAGCGAAGGGCACCAATGTGGAGCAGGTGATGCAGAAGATCACCGACCGCATGAAAAGCTGGTTCAAAGAACTTTAG
- a CDS encoding sulfite exporter TauE/SafE family protein: protein MLEPLILLAIGLIAGIIAGLMGVGGGIIFTPVLYFLFDEAGVEDPVIWTIGSGLFCTFIAAFGSTIRQTLQDNQFWKEGIQLGLFGAIGVFFGKLVVTSPYYSRTEFAIFFSFMLVYAAVMMFRRGADQQDEYLREFEAMNLKAGFVTGGIGGFIAALAGVGGGGIMVPIMNLFFKQPFRKTVSVSQLGMTIMVFTGWFQLALLENNLPGISPYTFGFVDFGAALPLSIGGLIGGFAGAFLNHKVKRRYLQWGFAILAFVMASRLIWTTFR, encoded by the coding sequence TTGCTTGAACCGTTAATTCTTCTCGCAATTGGTCTGATCGCTGGAATTATTGCCGGACTCATGGGAGTCGGGGGTGGGATCATATTTACCCCGGTTCTTTATTTTTTATTTGATGAGGCGGGAGTGGAAGATCCGGTTATCTGGACCATTGGATCAGGATTATTCTGTACCTTTATCGCAGCGTTCGGTAGTACAATACGCCAAACCCTTCAGGATAATCAGTTCTGGAAAGAAGGAATTCAGCTCGGTTTATTCGGTGCTATAGGGGTCTTTTTTGGTAAGCTGGTGGTTACTTCGCCATACTACAGCCGTACTGAATTTGCCATCTTCTTTAGCTTTATGCTGGTATATGCCGCTGTGATGATGTTCCGCAGAGGAGCTGATCAGCAGGATGAATATCTCCGGGAGTTCGAGGCTATGAATCTAAAGGCCGGTTTTGTGACCGGTGGTATCGGAGGATTTATTGCGGCTCTGGCAGGGGTCGGAGGAGGGGGGATCATGGTACCGATCATGAACCTGTTTTTTAAACAACCATTCCGTAAGACTGTAAGTGTATCTCAGCTTGGTATGACGATCATGGTTTTTACAGGCTGGTTTCAGCTGGCTTTACTGGAAAATAATTTACCGGGTATATCTCCATATACATTTGGGTTCGTTGATTTCGGAGCAGCACTTCCTTTATCAATCGGAGGATTGATCGGTGGATTTGCCGGGGCTTTTCTCAATCATAAGGTAAAACGCCGTTACCTGCAGTGGGGATTTGCGATCCTGGCCTTTGTCATGGCTTCAAGACTGATCTGGACTACGTTCCGATAA
- the ftsZ gene encoding cell division protein FtsZ, with protein sequence MANNNNTRFYFDEQSQENAKIKVIGVGGGGGNAVNNMISMGLDSVEYIALNTDAQALKNSMADIKIQVGTALTNGLGAGARPEVGREAVEENRHEIEESIESADMIFVTAGMGGGTGTGGAPVVAGIAKRRGILTVGIVTTPFECEGKVRKKYALEGITELKKNCDTVIVIPNERLLDIADENTSLMDAFSMANAVLYNATRGISDLILMPGLINLDFADVRTTMSDGGAAIMGSATAEGADRAEMAARAAINSPLLDGVSVRGARNVLVNISAGSNLGMRETTTATSIIQQEAGDSAEIILGTVLDENFGDQIRVTVIATGFDLAEDRTAAKVAPKESLQKAAENVQANMQPKQQSSVPNRFNRTTGDYYKGENNLKKLDTPSYLRRDINVRREEQESQEREQQQAQEEQKPAENTAQDNIAPFQSRTERIRKDDTDQPAFLRKIMD encoded by the coding sequence ATGGCTAACAATAACAACACACGTTTCTACTTTGACGAACAAAGCCAGGAAAACGCGAAGATCAAGGTGATCGGCGTTGGAGGCGGCGGCGGTAACGCTGTAAATAATATGATAAGCATGGGGCTCGACAGTGTAGAGTATATTGCTCTTAACACCGATGCTCAGGCCCTGAAAAACAGCATGGCTGATATAAAGATACAGGTTGGTACTGCCCTGACGAATGGTCTGGGAGCAGGTGCACGCCCTGAGGTCGGCCGGGAAGCTGTAGAGGAAAATCGCCACGAGATCGAAGAGTCTATCGAAAGTGCAGATATGATCTTCGTAACGGCCGGAATGGGCGGCGGAACCGGAACCGGGGGAGCTCCCGTGGTTGCAGGTATCGCCAAGAGAAGAGGTATACTGACCGTTGGTATTGTGACCACCCCATTTGAATGTGAAGGAAAAGTGCGAAAGAAGTATGCACTCGAAGGGATCACCGAACTAAAGAAAAACTGTGACACTGTTATCGTGATCCCGAATGAAAGGCTTCTCGATATTGCTGATGAGAACACTTCCCTTATGGATGCTTTCTCAATGGCAAATGCAGTACTTTACAATGCCACAAGAGGTATCAGCGATCTTATCCTGATGCCAGGTCTAATAAACCTTGACTTTGCGGATGTTCGCACCACTATGAGCGACGGCGGTGCCGCGATCATGGGCAGTGCAACCGCTGAAGGTGCTGACCGTGCTGAAATGGCGGCAAGAGCTGCTATTAACTCTCCGTTACTAGACGGTGTGAGCGTACGCGGTGCCCGAAATGTACTGGTTAATATTTCCGCCGGTTCTAACCTCGGAATGAGGGAGACCACAACCGCGACCAGTATCATTCAGCAGGAAGCCGGAGACAGTGCAGAGATCATACTCGGTACCGTTCTGGATGAGAATTTCGGAGATCAGATCAGAGTAACTGTGATCGCTACCGGATTCGACCTTGCTGAAGACCGCACGGCAGCTAAAGTGGCTCCGAAAGAGTCTCTGCAGAAAGCCGCTGAAAATGTTCAGGCCAACATGCAGCCTAAGCAGCAATCCAGCGTGCCTAACCGATTTAACCGTACCACGGGCGACTACTATAAGGGTGAGAATAATCTGAAAAAACTGGACACTCCGTCTTATCTGAGAAGAGATATCAATGTTCGGCGGGAAGAACAGGAATCACAGGAAAGAGAGCAACAGCAGGCTCAGGAAGAACAAAAGCCGGCTGAAAATACCGCTCAGGATAATATCGCACCCTTTCAAAGTCGTACTGAACGAATAAGAAAAGATGATACCGACCAGCCCGCTTTCCTAAGAAAGATCATGGACTGA
- a CDS encoding cell division protein FtsQ/DivIB, producing the protein MSKASPNSTLRSAGFWKRLTGIVLLGGVAVMAALYWQQNVRVHEVEVSGVYFSDANEIIRIADVPDGIKPDSLDLEALKNRVRSLDYVKDVVPYVEPSGDLRLDITEREPLALLISGAERVYVDEDGVKLNLLQGKIRNVPVVYGFNTNVGKDTLKSDEFIQVRDFLQQARENEFGWATISEVVFDPKDGVVALSHQNGVKLLFGRDEFMSKLQNWEAFYAQVIKTKGIEQMQQVDLRFVNQVVTRESDKKLAINK; encoded by the coding sequence ATGAGTAAAGCTTCACCAAATAGCACATTAAGATCAGCCGGTTTCTGGAAGAGACTGACAGGGATCGTTCTGCTTGGAGGAGTAGCCGTCATGGCTGCACTTTACTGGCAGCAGAATGTGCGTGTGCATGAAGTGGAAGTATCCGGCGTCTATTTCAGTGATGCGAATGAGATCATCCGTATTGCTGATGTGCCGGATGGCATAAAACCGGACAGCCTGGATCTGGAAGCACTCAAGAACCGGGTTCGCAGTCTGGATTATGTCAAAGATGTGGTTCCCTATGTGGAACCCAGCGGCGACCTCAGGCTGGACATTACTGAACGCGAACCTCTGGCACTGTTGATCAGTGGCGCTGAGCGTGTTTATGTGGACGAAGACGGTGTAAAATTGAATCTACTGCAGGGCAAGATCCGGAATGTGCCGGTGGTCTATGGATTTAACACTAATGTGGGAAAAGATACTCTGAAGAGTGATGAGTTCATTCAGGTCAGAGACTTTCTGCAGCAGGCCAGAGAAAATGAATTCGGATGGGCCACGATCAGTGAAGTGGTTTTCGATCCCAAGGACGGAGTGGTGGCACTTAGTCACCAAAACGGGGTGAAGTTATTATTCGGACGTGATGAGTTCATGTCCAAATTACAGAACTGGGAAGCATTTTATGCTCAGGTTATTAAGACCAAAGGAATTGAACAGATGCAACAGGTGGACCTTCGGTTTGTAAATCAGGTGGTTACCCGTGAATCTGATAAAAAGCTAGCAATCAATAAATAA